One genomic segment of Linepithema humile isolate Giens D197 chromosome 5, Lhum_UNIL_v1.0, whole genome shotgun sequence includes these proteins:
- the LOC105680145 gene encoding LIM homeobox transcription factor 1-beta-like isoform X2: protein MLVGEFYPPPPGSFNRQGEPGQSLPTVPSIPFPNTSDNNNAEPSVSVKTESGLLETICANCGRTIADKYVMRVAERNYHEDCLSCTACGTMLSHSCFIRDFKLYCRSDYEKIFGVKCARCMVKISCSDLVMRPVSGLVFHVECFACCMCGQPLPRGAHYILRQGQPICRRDFEHELFLNSPQEDDLLDENRPRDGRRGPKRPRTILTSAQRRQFKASFEVSPKPCRKVREALAKDTGLSVRVVQVWFQNQRAKMKKLQRKAKTEPGSDKEPKEERRAESPHSDHNAYPGHSGESFCSSDLSLDGTDGGFDIGENDGGGADGSHQGASHSHHGSSSHDTPSLSQSLHATIHDPINKLFMMQSSYFSSEHA, encoded by the exons ATGTTGGTGGGTGAATTTTATCCTCCGCCGCCTGGTTCTTTTAATCGTCAAGGTGAACCGGGCCAATCCTTGCCGACGGTTCCATCTATCCCCTTTCCAAATACATCTGATAACAATAATGCag AACCGTCCGTTTCCGTGAAGACGGAGTCTGGTCTTCTGGAGACGATCTGCGCCAACTGTGGCCGCACCATCGCCGACAAGTACGTGATGAGAGTCGCCGAGAGGAATTATCACGAAGATTGCCTCTCGTGCACGGCCTGCGGCACAATGCTGTCGCACTCGTGCTTCATACGCGACTTCAAGCTCTACTGCCGTTCCGATTACGAAAAAATCTTCGGGGTGAAGTGCGCGCGATGCATGGTGAAAATCAGCTGCTCGGACCTGGTGATGCGGCCGGTGTCCGGCTTGGTCTTTCACGTGGAGTGCTTCGCGTGTTGCATGTGCGGCCAGCCGTTGCCGAGAGGTGCACACTACATCCTCAGACAGGGCCAACCGATCTGCAGACGGGATTTCGAGcacgaattatttttaaatagtcCGCAAG aggATGACTTACTGGACGAGAATCGACCAAGGGACGGCCGTCGGGGTCCAAAACGACCGCGGACGATTCTCACGTCGGCACAGCGGCGTCAATTCAAGGCGTCCTTCGAGGTGTCTCCGAAGCCCTGTAGGAAGGTGCGAGAAGCCCTGGCCAAGGATACTGGCCTCAGCGTGCGCGTTGTTCAAGTATGGTTCCAAAATCAGCGTGCAAAGATGAAGAAGCTTCAGAGAAAAGCCAAAACTGAGCCCGGATCCGACAAAGAGCCGAAGGAAGAGCGAAGGGCGGAAAGTCCGCACAGCGATCACA ACGCGTACCCGGGACATTCGGGGGAGAGCTTTTGTAGCAGCGACTTGTCCCTGGACGGCACGGATGGCGGCTTCGATATCGGCGAGAACGACGGCGGTGGCGCGGACGGCAGTCATCAAGGTGCTTCGCATTCCCACCACGGCTCATCATCGCACGACACCCCGTCACTGTCGCAGAGCCTGCACGCGACTATACACGACCCCATCAACAAACTGTTCATGATGCAGAGTAGTTATTTCAGTAGTGAACACGCGTAA
- the LOC105680145 gene encoding LIM/homeobox protein lim-6-like isoform X1, whose translation MLVGEFYPPPPGSFNRQGEPGQSLPTVPSIPFPNTSDNNNAEPSVSVKTESGLLETICANCGRTIADKYVMRVAERNYHEDCLSCTACGTMLSHSCFIRDFKLYCRSDYEKIFGVKCARCMVKISCSDLVMRPVSGLVFHVECFACCMCGQPLPRGAHYILRQGQPICRRDFEHELFLNSPQEDDLLDENRPRDGRRGPKRPRTILTSAQRRQFKASFEVSPKPCRKVREALAKDTGLSVRVVQVWFQNQRAKMKKLQRKAKTEPGSDKEPKEERRAESPHSDHSHYLNALNMRDGESSNFPSATQPLNPNNPYSPDDAYPGHSGESFCSSDLSLDGTDGGFDIGENDGGGADGSHQGASHSHHGSSSHDTPSLSQSLHATIHDPINKLFMMQSSYFSSEHA comes from the exons ATGTTGGTGGGTGAATTTTATCCTCCGCCGCCTGGTTCTTTTAATCGTCAAGGTGAACCGGGCCAATCCTTGCCGACGGTTCCATCTATCCCCTTTCCAAATACATCTGATAACAATAATGCag AACCGTCCGTTTCCGTGAAGACGGAGTCTGGTCTTCTGGAGACGATCTGCGCCAACTGTGGCCGCACCATCGCCGACAAGTACGTGATGAGAGTCGCCGAGAGGAATTATCACGAAGATTGCCTCTCGTGCACGGCCTGCGGCACAATGCTGTCGCACTCGTGCTTCATACGCGACTTCAAGCTCTACTGCCGTTCCGATTACGAAAAAATCTTCGGGGTGAAGTGCGCGCGATGCATGGTGAAAATCAGCTGCTCGGACCTGGTGATGCGGCCGGTGTCCGGCTTGGTCTTTCACGTGGAGTGCTTCGCGTGTTGCATGTGCGGCCAGCCGTTGCCGAGAGGTGCACACTACATCCTCAGACAGGGCCAACCGATCTGCAGACGGGATTTCGAGcacgaattatttttaaatagtcCGCAAG aggATGACTTACTGGACGAGAATCGACCAAGGGACGGCCGTCGGGGTCCAAAACGACCGCGGACGATTCTCACGTCGGCACAGCGGCGTCAATTCAAGGCGTCCTTCGAGGTGTCTCCGAAGCCCTGTAGGAAGGTGCGAGAAGCCCTGGCCAAGGATACTGGCCTCAGCGTGCGCGTTGTTCAAGTATGGTTCCAAAATCAGCGTGCAAAGATGAAGAAGCTTCAGAGAAAAGCCAAAACTGAGCCCGGATCCGACAAAGAGCCGAAGGAAGAGCGAAGGGCGGAAAGTCCGCACAGCGATCACA GTCATTACTTGAACGCCCTGAACATGCGCGATGGGGAATCTTCTAACTTCCCCTCAGCCACCCAACCGCTCAACCCCAATAACCCGTACTCGCCCGACG ACGCGTACCCGGGACATTCGGGGGAGAGCTTTTGTAGCAGCGACTTGTCCCTGGACGGCACGGATGGCGGCTTCGATATCGGCGAGAACGACGGCGGTGGCGCGGACGGCAGTCATCAAGGTGCTTCGCATTCCCACCACGGCTCATCATCGCACGACACCCCGTCACTGTCGCAGAGCCTGCACGCGACTATACACGACCCCATCAACAAACTGTTCATGATGCAGAGTAGTTATTTCAGTAGTGAACACGCGTAA